The Mercurialis annua linkage group LG7, ddMerAnnu1.2, whole genome shotgun sequence genome includes the window gtcaagtttaattaattaggttaattgattaatttggttaaaatgtTAAGTAACTAATGAATTAcaattatatttgattaattggtgtaatctagatttataatttatttaaattaattagttctAAAAATTGATTAcgtaatttattttagatttattgATTAATTGGGTTAAATTGTTAAGTTAGATTAAGTTAAATTGTTAAGTTAATTAGCTTAATTGATTgattaggattaggattaggtttagattttgattaattggGTTAAATTGTTAAAGTTAGATAAATTTGGTTGATTAAGTCTAATTGGTTGATTAAGTTAAATTGTTACGTtagtttaattgattgattggGATTAGGATTAGTTttattaattaggttaattaaatattttttaattaaatgcatttaaaatattaaagtttttttgtcaaagatttaaaatattaattgaagTAATAGATTATATGTGGCATGATTTGTTGGATTGTGCTatgtaatttgcttgcaggacttccttgaaaaatgggtgatgctcatttttaggggaagttcTGCCGAATTTTTAgtagaaattttttattaatacgtgtttttatttaatatgataGGTTTGCATTCTCTGACAGTCGCTGATAGCCCACGCACCGTGGTTCCGATTGATccggacgtttcaccttctctttgcggttctgcccttcaacaagtaggttttatcgctcaattaatttgatttattttagttggaatatattttatttacgataatcaacctaaataaacctcgattttattcccaccgaataaaatcgtaaacctagccgtagagttcccgtcccgtgtgttcaagagattgaacgacaagagattgtacagtttgtacagttcgcaaaacttgtgcttccgtaactcgatcacgaaaaaccatatatgtctagtagcggtagaaaaatattcggttgttttccagcgtttgttctccgggtggatgtttagtatatgttttgtaacgcttattcctcgaggaatatataattagcgttacaacgcatatactaaatatcgcactaaaggagaacgacgccggaaggctgccgaatatttttttccgttgctaggcatatatcgtggccgagttacGGGGCAcctgttttgcgaatgggatagggccctaccttttcagcagtcaattacattgactttgcttatCTCGAGTGAAAACCCCACCTCTAATTATCCGCGCTACAGAAATGGAGACAAaccgcagttggatgtacaGGAGCCACACAAACGGGCTGCTAACCACAGGTTATAAGGAGCATGTGAAGGAGTTTGTCCGGTTTGCATTACGGCATCCGGCTTGTATGAGCGGGGTACAGATAAAATGCCCCTGCCCTAAGAGAGGTTGTCGAAATACAAGCTATCGGGATGTCGATGAGGTGGAATTCCATCTATTGAAGAATGGGTTCGTGAAAGGTTACCAAGTATGAGTTTTTCATGGCGAGGGGAGCGTTTTGAACCCCCCTCCCCTTGCACAGTTACCGGAGCAGGATGTTGAGTTCGTCTATGAAGATGAGGGGCCAGGTGAGTTCAGTTCCGCTCAAAGAATGATTCTTGATGCGGCCGGTCCAGAAATAACGTTTCCTGAAGATGAGCTCCCGAATGCTGAAGCTCaaaatttttatgatatgatgcgtgcggctgAAGAAGACATATGGCCTGGGAATAGCAGACACTCTCCATTTTCTGCATCTGCTAAAGTGATGAAGATCAAGTGTCGACATAAGGGTTCAGTAGCTTTAGTTGACGACGTATGCGGATTGATACAGGAGCTGCTCCCAgaggacaacaagatgccaacgaattttgctaaaattaagaAGCTGGTTAAAGGTTTGGGGTTTCCGGTTGAGGTTATTGACTGTTGTTTTTATAACTGTATGATTTATTGGGGGGAGGACGCGGATCTAACGCACTGCAAAGTTTGCAATTATGCGCGGTGGAAACCTGTGACCCACGGAAAATCCACAAAAAGAAAGGCTAACGTGCCATATAGTAAAATGTTCTATTTTCCAATAACTCCGAGGCtacagaggttgtacgcttcgaAAGCCACTGCTCggcatatgacgtggcacgcagaCCACGAGATGGATGGTGATAAGATGTGCCACCCGTCCGACTCTCCGGCTTGGAAACGTTTTAGTGAACTGCATTCTGAGTTTGCCGATGAAGGGAGAAATATCAGATTAGGCTTATGCTCCGATGGGTTTCAGCCATTTACCAATTTTGGGCAGCAGTATTCCTCGTGGCCGGTCATTTTGACGCCGTACAATCTCCCCCCAagcatgtgcatgaaggatgagtttatgtttttaacggTTTTGGTACCGGGGCCTAGAAACCCAAAACACCTAATGGATATCTTCCTACAGCCGCTGATTGCAGAGTTGAACCAACTGTGGGAATGTGGAGTCCAGACATATGACGTTCATAAGCGTCAGAATTTTCAACTAAAAGCGGCTCTTATgtggacaataaatgactttcccgcttattctATGTTGTCTGGTTGGAGCACTGCTGGTAGAAAAGCATGCCCGTACTGCATGGAAAACACCGATGCATTCACACTGGATAAAAGCGGtaaacaatcgtggtttgattgccatcACAAGTTTTTGCCTCCGAATCACCAATTCCGTCGAAATGTTACTGATTTCCGTAAGGGGAAACGAGAGGTCGGGAAAAGGTTTGCAGGGGTGAGAACTGGAGATGAACTGTTAGCAGAGATTGATCGACTGGGGTTTAAGAAGGCATTTGAGCCTGGTGCGAAAGTTACTAATGCATTACTGTCAAAAGATCATGggtggaataaaaaaagtatcttTTGGGATTTGCCTTATTGGAGAACGAATGTAATacgtcacaatctcgatgtcatgcacattgagaaaaatgtCTTCGATAACATTTTTAATACCGTTCTCAATGTCcccgggaaaacaaaagaccatgcaaaatctcGTGAAGAGTTGAACGACATCTGTGATCGGCCAGGGTTAGCTAAAGATCCGGCAACTGGGAGATTTCCAAAGGCAATGTATGCTTTGGATAGGGATTCAAAACGAGTTTTGCTTGAGTGGATTCAGAAAATAAAGTTTCCAGACGGGTACGCGTCAAACTTGTTTAGATGTGTTGATCTAAAGGGgctgaaaatgcatggaatgaaaagtcatgactgcCATGTTTTTATGCAACGACTTCTGCCAATCGCTCTTCGGGAGCTACTTCCGAAAAATGTGTGGGAGCCTCTAACAGAGTTAAGTATCTTCTTCAGGGAGTTAACTTCCACGTCACTGTCACAGGAAGATCTAAACCGTATGGAAACTGAGATCCCAAAAATCCTGTGTAAGTTGGAACGTATATTTCCACCCAGCTTTTTTGACCCTATGGAGCATCTTCCCGTGCATCTTCCGtatgaagctatgatggcaggaccggttcagtatcgctggatgtatccatttgaaaggtaatcaATTAGTCATGGTTTTTTCTCGAATCCATCTGTTCATATTACTAATATTAATATCCGGTTACagatatttgaggaaattgaaaaaaaaaggtcactaaTAAAGGCAGGGTCGAAGGGAGCATTAGTAGTGGATATCTGCAAGAAGAAATCGCTAAATTTGCATCCTATTATTTTGCTGAAGGTGATCCGATGTTACCCGTGCGTTTGGAAAGAAATGAAACTTGTGATATGGATATCGATGAAGATGCCGACAGACTGggaatttttaaacctaagggAAAGCCGTTGCGTGGTAGCGGCAGGAGATATCTTGAAGACGATGAGATCATCGCTGCTCGGACCTATGTTCTTCTGAATTGTTCCGAAATCAAAGATTATCGAAGGTAAGCATTTAAATATAGTGTAATATTTCACATATTTGCTAGAATTTGATTTAGTTTGGGCCTTTTCCATTTAAAGGGTTTTTGTGGCCGGATTGCGCGAAAGGAACAGTGACATAAGTGAAACAGAAATTGAAAGAGTGCTTGAAAGTGATTTCGCCTCTTGGTTCGAACAATATGTACGTATCTTATAACAATGGACTTCCATTTTAATAATAAGGTTTATAAATCTTACAAATTTCTAACTCCCCACAGGTGAAAGATCCAACTGTCTGTACTAATCCGTTTATTCTGAGTCTCGCAAAGGGACCGTGTAGAAAGGTCACCACATATAAGGGATACTATGTAAATGGCTTCAAATTTCTGACTCAGGAATATGGGCAGGATCAACTTACAATGAATAGCGGTGTGTGCGTAAGGGGAACAGAATATGTTGAGggtgaaaatgacttttatggagtgctaacggacataattgagttagagtatccatCTCTACCAATGAAGCAGACCGTCATTTTCAAATGCGAATGGTTCGACCCTATGGATACAGGCACGGACACTACCAATCGATACAACTTGGTAGATGTTAATCACAGACACATGTACAATAAATACGAACCGTTCATTTTGGCAGAACAGGCTGACCAAGTTCACTACCTTCCATATCCAAGTAGAAAACGGGACAAAgtaaattggtgggcagtttgcaaAATTAAGGCACGATCagaacttgacatgcccgaTGCAATTATCCCGGCCTTTCAAGATGACATTGAAGAAAATCCCCTTATAGTTGAAACGGACGACAATCCCACAAATTTAGCTGACCTGAATGAGGTGGCGGACGAAGATGCGTTGCAAATCCCTCCTgctgaagatgaagaagaagaatttccgccatcctcatcagacgaagatgaagaACAACTTGACTGAcgtatttgatatttttgcagtttttgttagttgtattcatttattattgtaatgaattagttatattattaaatgtattaattaatttaaatatatgaaattgttaacaattaaaatgtatttttttataatgtatttttctgtaatgttttgttataattgttaaattgttatatgTGGAATGAAACATATTTTAATGTCTGCAATTATGAGAGGGCAGGGTGGTTCAGGTGATCCGACTAGAGGTCGGGGACGTCGGGGTAACCCAGCTAGAGGTCGTGGTCGGGGTAACCCAGCTGTGCGTGCCCCTGTTGAGGATATCCCTGTTCAGGATCAGCAGCAGGAGGTGGAGGCGGCACCCACTGTTCAGCCCCGACAGCCAGGAGAGCCCCCTGCAGAGCTGGATGATCAGGGGAGGGCACTGTGTTTCCCAGACGCCAGcaggtaagaatgtaaattgttagtttaattttttttatcgttttgcTATAGAAAGTAATAAAAGTTTGCTGTAACCTCGCAGGGAGAGGCTGTTGAACTCTGGACCAATCTCCCGATCTATGCGGGAGATCTTTAGAAAGTGTTGGTTCGAGAATGGGCGAGCCTGGCGGTTTCTGACTCCAGCGCAGAGAGATTTCTATTGGGAGGAATTTAAggtaataaattgttaattttaaagtttgaatttagACTAACGCAAAATTACTAACTCAAACTTGGTGTTTATGTTTTGCAGAAGGAATACTGGTGGGATACGGCGGATTACAACGACGACGTCATCAAAGGTGTATTCATGACGCATGCTGCCAACCGATACAAGGACGTTATTCACAGGATGAGAGAGAAGGACGGAAAACATACCTCGATCAGCCAAGATATCTGGGATTCCTGGCAGGCCGTCTGGGCGTCAGAGGACGAGAAGAAGAAGTCCGATGTAGCTCGCGCtaatcggatgagcgagcctGCTGGAGCCGGTTCCGGACCAGTACGCCATACAGGGGGATCCCGTTCCGCCATCAGACATATGGATGTGTTGGTTTGTTTctagaattcttttttatttataactatcttttattttctgattttctgatgaactaacaaattgtttattattcttttaggCTGACGAGCTCGGCCGCAAGCCTACCGCAACGGAGCTGTATACTCGGATGCACTCCACGAAAGCTGATAAGGGTGTCATGGTAGACAAGAGGGCCCAAGACATGAGTGTAAGTCATAAACAATCTAATTTTAGTAGTTGTTTTACTTTACTCAagtgttagattaaattagtgtaaaatgtgttttaatttaaattgtaaatgttagattaggtgtgttaacagccggtgggttgtatatgaaatctatatgtttgcaggatgtccctgaaaaatgggtgttgatcaaattatagaggaaatgctgccgaattttcgtTAGGATTTATACTTACATTTCATATGTTATACATTTTAATTAGCCGTtatgtgatatatatgtttttcaatctttttgtaGGATGCAATTGCTCAAAGACTTGCTGCTGCATCGCAGCCGCCGACCGGAGAGGGTGGTTCGTCTAGCACAGCGGAAGTCGACGAGACGCAGCTATTTCTGGAtatcgagggcgtcaacaagaagcgGCGTGTCTACGGGTTGGGTTCAGCGACTAGTGCGTACGTGGATACGACGACGTCTAGTAGGGCGAGGACCAGGTCCACACAGTCACAGCGAACTGAGGAGGAGATCGAGCGGCGTGTGCGGGCGGGGATCCAAGACGGACTGCGCCAGATTACCACTGAGGTGGAGGATCTCCGTGCCCAGCAGGCGAGAACCAATGAGAGGATGGCCGAGATTATTCAGGCCGAGATGGCGAAGATGATGCAGACTCTTCCTCCGCAGTATCGCCCACCCCCAGGTCCTtcagacgatgacgacactccgactttgtagtgtcacgtttgtatttctgacattttgtattttgtcacttttatacattttgtgttatcttgttttatacattttcttacgatatgtaaaatataacatgtttttatatgaaatcgGTCGTTTTTGGAAATTGAGTTTTAATGAGAGTTGCAAATAATAGATTTTACAGATTTTAATCGTCGTGAATTGAATAGGAAAAACGGACGGAAAATAGATAATTCTGTCCAAATTGCGAcgatatttgcgacggaattgattccgtcgcaaatattgacattttgcgacggaattgattccgtcgcaaaatgatACAATTTTGCGACGGACACATAACCGTCGCAAACTTGTACCATTTTGCAACGGAATTGGCTCCGTCGCAAAATGGcatgatttgcgacggaatcaattccgtcgcaaaatgtctaaatccgtcgccaatacgtctcccttttcattttttgggagACGACATTGGCGACGGTGTGTTTGGATATGGCGACGGGCTGGCCGTCGCCATATTTGCGACGCTCTGGTCGCTAATATTTTAGCGACCAGAGCTTTTGCGACGGActgattccgtcgcaaatccgtcgcaaatgtgtATTTGCGACGGATTATGAGTGAATTGCGACGGAATTGTCCGTCGCAAAACAACTGAAATCCAGTAGTGTGCCAAGTTTGGTGCTTCGAATAACCTTTGGCAATGTCTTTGGGAGGTTACTATTTGGAAAGTTTGGAAATCTAGGAATCGTCGcatttttgaaaataagtgtTCCGAGGTTGAAGACGTCGTTTTTCGTTGTTTCTTATTATCagatttttatttcaaatgtaGAGTTCCTAGGTTTTCGTATTCGAGATTGGATTTGTATAGAAATTCCGATTGTATTATGTTATTGTgactttcttctttttcattatcATAGCCTCTAGTGTGCTTCCTTGCGAAGCCACTTCTTGTGTGTAAGCTTTGAGGTTGGAGTGTTtctttgccacttcttgtgacTTTCTAATATACATCTTAATTCATAAAATAGAGTATATTACAAAAAATGATAACTAATAaagactaatatttttattattagattatagttttataattaaaatgataaaataaaatcacattttattaaaaatatggaACCGTcacataatattaataatttcaatatttgaTGAACGGAAACTAAAGATACAATGACCAAGggagattataaataaaaaaaataatatcctTTCATGACATGAAGAAAAACtgaaaactaataaaaatagataggtgtagacacctattttccagacaggtaaaaagtgGTAAGGAACTAAAgggtccaatgatgatttctagagaaaaACGTCAAGGTGACAGGCTATTGATCTGGTTGCTAGAATCCAAGCATGTGTAATTAGTGCATAACTGTAAACTTGAAGGATTAAAGCATAACTAgtcgtaaatagcccataaaaatctgAAGACATTGTAGTCTATGTCcataaattggactaattgcaatatcttagaaaTTTATGAGCCAATTCACTACTGGAAATTCGCtgttttgcgacggaaatttccgtcgctaaacagccaaaatccgtcggcaaatgtgtttgccgacggattaccgacggaagTTTTCCGTCGGTGGATTTCTGGTTGCAAAAATTTTTAGCGACAGAAAAAAACTTTACCGAcggattattaaaaatttagcgatggattttaATTCGTCgttaattttttagaattaaaaaaattatttaaaatcataaaatataatattatttaattggtaGCCCACCAAACCTAACCAACCGCGATAGACCACACACTGTCACCCACCCGCAAATTTTGCAAATTttccaacttcccagtaggtcacccatccttccattgCTCACATCCAAAGCTCTTTAACTTTGGAGTTCCCCCGCGCGTAACTCAATTTTAACCAGCTCATATTCttattatatatgtatgtatattatatttaaatataactaaaaataacaaatatttgctcccgcaatttactttcacaatataacatatatttttttcatactaattattttttataattaatatttttaataacttttttataattattttaaataaaaaaacaaattattgcTTACACTTTACCCccacattttaatataattattgtttacattaatatttttaattaatatttttcaaatacttttgttaataatattttttaataaataataattttttaattactaatatttttttaattacaaataatatttttaattaataatatttttaattaataatatttttaataaatatttattttttaaataaatttttaataaatttttttctattaactaatattttttttaaaaaggaacttttagcgacggattgtttgcttttagcgacagattaaaCAATCTGTcgctatttatttacttttagcgacggattcaataATCAGTCGCTAAAAGTGCAATTTTtattggcgggatgaatcccgccatttttagcgacggaatttccgtcgctaaatttggcgGGATGATTCCCGCCAATTTTTATTAGGAATTAGCGACAGATGCTAAATCCGCCGGTAAGATTgattttagcaacggatttgaaatccgtcgctaaagtccGTCACTAATCAACGAATTTTTAGTAGTGAATTTtcaagtttgacggactaaaaTTAACCATATCCAAATCCATAGGGTCCTAAGAgtcgtttttaatactttcgggcaccaaaaaTAGCTTAACCCTAAAAGAAATAATACgaatttcattaaattaaaaggaGTTTTAACTAATCCTAACACTAAATGGCTTATCAATTAACACACTTTCAACCCTAGAAGACTCTAGTAAACCCTAGGTCACACACTTCTCTATATAAACAACATTAAGATAATATTAGCAGGTTCGGACCAAATCACCAGAAACCCTAGGAAGATTTGAAACCCTTACTCTAATTCAAGTGTTGGTCGAACACCTCCCTAGCGCACACACACAAGTGTCATTCGATTCTAGATCAGAAAACAACTAAATACGCTTCAATCAATCAAGCAGCACatattcgaagctggattcggcatccacttcgccagtaaatgagccaaggactcagaacggtaaTTATAAGGACCCTCTATATTAATGTAGCACTTTTTATGTCATTCCATTCATATTTGTTGAGTATTTGTGAACTAGGGTGCATGATTAGTTGTGTTGTCAAATTTTGCTAGTAATTGTATATTCAATTTCAGAAATCCAGTcaattaaaacacctaaaaagCATGTTTTCCATAAACTTGTTTTTCTTGTAAATTGATGTAAATTGCTATTTTTTATGCCTTAAATCGCCTTTAAACACTTTTAAACTGTCATATTTG containing:
- the LOC126657010 gene encoding uncharacterized protein LOC126657010, whose protein sequence is METNRSWMYRSHTNGLLTTGYKEHVKEFVRFALRHPACMSGVQIKCPCPKRGCRNTSYRDVDEVEFHLLKNGFVKGYQLPEQDVEFVYEDEGPGEFSSAQRMILDAAGPEITFPEDELPNAEAQNFYDMMRAAEEDIWPGNSRHSPFSASAKVMKIKCRHKGSVALVDDVCGLIQELLPEDNKMPTNFAKIKKLVKGLGFPVEVIDCCFYNCMIYWGEDADLTHCKVCNYARWKPVTHGKSTKRKANVPYSKMFYFPITPRLQRLYASKATARHMTWHADHEMDGDKMCHPSDSPAWKRFSELHSEFADEGRNIRLGLCSDGFQPFTNFGQQYSSWPVILTPYNLPPSMCMKDEFMFLTVLVPGPRNPKHLMDIFLQPLIAELNQLWECGVQTYDVHKRQNFQLKAALMWTINDFPAYSMLSGWSTAGRKACPYCMENTDAFTLDKSGKQSWFDCHHKFLPPNHQFRRNVTDFRKGKREVGKRFAGVRTGDELLAEIDRLGFKKAFEPGAKVTNALLSKDHGWNKKSIFWDLPYWRTNVIRHNLDVMHIEKNVFDNIFNTVLNVPGKTKDHAKSREELNDICDRPGLAKDPATGRFPKAMYALDRDSKRVLLEWIQKIKFPDGYASNLFRCVDLKGLKMHGMKSHDCHVFMQRLLPIALRELLPKNVWEPLTELSIFFRELTSTSLSQEDLNRMETEIPKILCKLERIFPPSFFDPMEHLPVHLPYEAMMAGPIFEEIEKKRSLIKAGSKGALVVDICKKKSLNLHPIILLKVIRCYPCVWKEMKLVIWISMKMPTDWEFLNLRESRCVVAAGDILKTMRSSLLGPMFF
- the LOC130014833 gene encoding uncharacterized protein LOC130014833, which translates into the protein MSAIMRGQGGSGDPTRGRGRRGNPARGRGRGNPAVRAPVEDIPVQDQQQEVEAAPTVQPRQPGEPPAELDDQGRALCFPDASRERLLNSGPISRSMREIFRKCWFENGRAWRFLTPAQRDFYWEEFKVINC
- the LOC126657011 gene encoding uncharacterized protein LOC126657011, giving the protein MTHAANRYKDVIHRMREKDGKHTSISQDIWDSWQAVWASEDEKKKSDVARANRMSEPAGAGSGPVRHTGGSRSAIRHMDVLADELGRKPTATELYTRMHSTKADKGVMVDKRAQDMSDAIAQRLAAASQPPTGEGGSSSTAEVDETQLFLDIEGVNKKRRVYGLGSATSAYVDTTTSSRARTRSTQSQRTEEEIERRVRAGIQDGLRQITTEVEDLRAQQARTNERMAEIIQAEMAKMMQTLPPQYRPPPGPSDDDDTPTL